A section of the Salinisphaera sp. T31B1 genome encodes:
- a CDS encoding AAA family ATPase, whose protein sequence is MARLRRAGLLAPRSMEAAIAREFQRIKRPILATLTREAAPGRGSQASFNRLMVTSAHPGDGKTFTSMNLALSLAAELDHSVLLVDGDVIKPGISRALGLNDRPGLMELLADEQRVPEDFIVATDIPHLSVLPAGRRDGQSAERLSSRRMEGLAKELSSDPSRIVVFDSSPLLATAESQALALNMGQIVMVVRAGRTERRAVDAALSLIEPSNAEISLVLNQSRKGFGDDYDGYYGVYQTEGNPHA, encoded by the coding sequence ATGGCGCGCCTCAGGCGCGCCGGCCTGCTGGCGCCGCGATCCATGGAGGCGGCCATCGCACGCGAGTTCCAGCGTATCAAGCGCCCGATATTGGCGACGTTGACTCGCGAGGCCGCGCCCGGTCGTGGGTCGCAGGCGAGTTTCAACCGGCTCATGGTAACCAGTGCGCATCCGGGTGACGGTAAGACGTTTACGTCCATGAACCTCGCCTTGAGCCTGGCCGCGGAACTGGACCACAGCGTCTTGCTGGTCGACGGCGACGTGATCAAGCCCGGTATCAGTCGGGCGTTGGGTCTCAACGATCGCCCGGGCCTTATGGAACTGCTGGCCGACGAGCAACGCGTGCCGGAAGACTTCATCGTCGCCACCGATATACCGCACCTGTCCGTGCTGCCCGCCGGGCGCCGCGACGGCCAGTCGGCTGAGCGGCTGTCCAGCCGGCGGATGGAGGGACTCGCCAAGGAATTATCGAGCGATCCGTCCCGGATCGTGGTGTTCGATTCGTCGCCGTTGCTCGCCACGGCCGAATCGCAAGCGCTTGCGCTCAACATGGGGCAGATCGTAATGGTCGTGCGCGCCGGGCGGACCGAGCGCCGGGCCGTGGACGCGGCGTTGTCGCTCATCGAACCGAGCAACGCAGAAATCAGTCTGGTACTCAACCAGAGCCGCAAGGGCTTCGGCGACGACTATGATGGGTACTACGGTGTCTATCAGACGGAAGGCAATCCTCATGCGTAA